The Nocardia sp. XZ_19_385 genome window below encodes:
- a CDS encoding ferredoxin, with amino-acid sequence MKIVADLDLCQGHAVCQDEAPDVFSVPKRGKVEIADPAADSADVQRAVRYCPTQALSILTENRTEGAR; translated from the coding sequence ATGAAAATCGTCGCTGACCTGGATCTGTGCCAAGGGCATGCGGTGTGCCAGGACGAGGCGCCGGACGTCTTCAGCGTCCCCAAACGCGGCAAGGTCGAAATCGCCGACCCCGCAGCGGATTCCGCCGACGTGCAGCGCGCCGTCCGCTACTGCCCGACCCAAGCCCTCTCGATCCTGACCGAGAACCGAACCGAAGGAGCCCGGTGA
- a CDS encoding acyl-CoA synthetase, producing the protein MANNFADLYEHSADAMPDRVAVVEGDQQVTFAELDANANRLAHYLASVGVRAGTHVGFQMHNGIATMETLIACFKIRAVPININYRYRADELRYVYDNADLEVLVYHDTYEAAVREAAPQVASLRELIVVGENHGGATPYADAVAAGAPDRDFGPRSADDLFMMYTGGTTGLPKGVMWRQEDMWRVLGGGIDFYTNEPVADEFQQSRVGSGNPQATWFVLPPLIHAAAMMPTFTALWSGNAVVFEPKFDPQRIWEVVERRKPQVLVITGDAMARPLIDAYRVRPVESSLLAIGSGAALLSQSVKNTLLEMFPSTVVTDSIGSSETGFGGIGFAQKDDNPSRGPRVQTGRGAVVVDDDGKPVGPEEEGWVAKTGAVPLGYYKDPVKTEKLFKTVDGARMVITDDRARKESDGSITLLGRGNMVVNTGGEKVFVEEVEAVVKAHDAIYDAVVIGVPHERWGQQVAAVISASGKVEFADLEAHVRKHLAGYKIPRQIWVADQVLRSPSGKPDYRWAKDYAVQQKPTYQVD; encoded by the coding sequence ATGGCCAACAATTTCGCCGACCTGTACGAGCACTCCGCCGACGCGATGCCGGACCGGGTGGCCGTGGTCGAAGGCGACCAGCAGGTCACCTTCGCCGAACTCGACGCCAACGCCAACCGCCTGGCCCACTACCTGGCATCGGTGGGTGTGCGGGCGGGCACGCACGTCGGCTTCCAGATGCACAACGGCATCGCCACCATGGAAACGCTGATCGCCTGTTTCAAGATCCGCGCGGTCCCGATCAACATCAACTACCGCTACCGCGCCGACGAACTGCGCTACGTCTACGACAACGCCGACCTCGAGGTGCTCGTCTACCACGACACCTACGAGGCCGCGGTGCGCGAGGCGGCGCCCCAAGTGGCCTCACTGCGCGAGCTGATCGTCGTCGGCGAAAACCATGGCGGCGCAACGCCGTACGCCGACGCCGTCGCCGCCGGGGCCCCGGATCGCGACTTCGGCCCGCGCAGCGCCGACGACCTGTTCATGATGTACACCGGCGGCACCACCGGCCTGCCCAAGGGCGTGATGTGGCGCCAGGAGGACATGTGGCGCGTGCTGGGCGGCGGCATCGACTTCTACACCAACGAACCCGTCGCCGACGAATTCCAGCAGTCCCGCGTCGGTTCCGGTAACCCCCAAGCAACCTGGTTCGTGCTGCCGCCGCTGATCCACGCCGCCGCCATGATGCCCACCTTCACCGCGCTCTGGTCCGGCAACGCGGTGGTCTTCGAGCCGAAGTTCGATCCGCAGCGGATCTGGGAGGTGGTCGAGCGGCGCAAACCGCAGGTGCTCGTCATCACCGGTGACGCCATGGCCCGGCCGCTGATCGACGCCTACCGGGTGCGCCCGGTGGAATCCTCGCTGCTGGCCATCGGATCCGGGGCGGCGCTGCTGTCGCAGTCGGTGAAGAACACGCTGCTGGAGATGTTCCCCTCGACGGTGGTCACCGATTCCATCGGCTCCTCCGAAACCGGTTTCGGCGGAATCGGTTTCGCGCAGAAGGACGACAACCCGAGCCGCGGCCCGCGGGTGCAGACCGGGCGCGGCGCGGTCGTCGTCGACGATGACGGCAAGCCGGTCGGACCGGAGGAGGAAGGCTGGGTGGCCAAGACCGGCGCGGTGCCGCTGGGCTACTACAAGGACCCGGTGAAGACCGAGAAGCTGTTCAAGACCGTCGACGGCGCCCGCATGGTCATCACCGACGACCGGGCCCGCAAGGAATCCGACGGCTCCATCACCCTGCTCGGGCGCGGCAACATGGTCGTCAACACCGGCGGGGAGAAGGTGTTCGTCGAAGAGGTCGAGGCCGTGGTGAAGGCGCACGACGCGATCTACGACGCCGTGGTGATCGGGGTACCGCACGAGCGGTGGGGTCAGCAGGTCGCGGCGGTTATCTCGGCTTCGGGGAAGGTCGAATTCGCCGACTTGGAAGCCCACGTCCGGAAACATCTCGCGGGATACAAGATCCCGCGCCAGATCTGGGTGGCCGATCAGGTGCTGCGTTCGCCGAGCGGCAAACCCGACTACCGCTGGGCCAAAGACTATGCCGTGCAGCAGAAGCCGACCTATCAGGTGGATTGA
- a CDS encoding nuclear transport factor 2 family protein, with translation MTGYPRTELDEMVQRWLVENQRCEEKGDWKPLADMYTEDATYGWNYGPTQEFMAVGREEIRELALGQEMFGLEGWTYPYQEFVIDERSGTVIGFWKQISERTRADGSHYSPQGIGGSWFRYGGDFQWSWQRDFFDFGNVSAMFLEMIQNNALSDGMQQRIQRSVAGPLPGWYQIGEAPASLW, from the coding sequence ATGACCGGTTACCCCCGCACCGAACTCGACGAGATGGTGCAACGCTGGCTGGTGGAGAACCAGCGCTGCGAGGAGAAGGGCGACTGGAAGCCCCTCGCCGACATGTACACCGAGGACGCGACCTACGGCTGGAATTACGGCCCCACCCAGGAGTTCATGGCGGTCGGCCGCGAGGAGATCCGCGAACTCGCACTCGGGCAGGAGATGTTCGGCCTGGAAGGCTGGACCTACCCGTACCAGGAGTTCGTCATCGACGAGCGCAGCGGCACCGTCATCGGATTCTGGAAGCAGATCAGCGAACGCACCCGCGCGGACGGCTCGCACTACTCACCGCAGGGCATCGGCGGCAGCTGGTTCCGCTACGGCGGCGACTTCCAATGGTCCTGGCAGCGTGACTTCTTCGACTTCGGCAACGTCTCGGCCATGTTCCTGGAGATGATCCAGAACAATGCCCTGTCCGACGGCATGCAGCAACGCATCCAGCGTTCGGTCGCCGGCCCGCTGCCCGGCTGGTACCAGATCGGCGAAGCACCGGCCTCGCTGTGGTGA